In Collimonas arenae, a single genomic region encodes these proteins:
- the xylB gene encoding xylulokinase — protein MYLGIDLGTSEVKVVLMDQGGNLRADAGCALDVSRPQPRWSEQDPAQWWQATCDTIAKLRAKAPREFRDVRAIGLSGQMHGAVILDAHDKVLRPAILWNDLRSVSECAELTERAPQLHQIAGNLAMPGFTAPKLLWLARHEPDIFAAMAAVLLPKDWLRLKLTGNKVSEPSDAAGTLWLDVAKRDWSDELLAATGMRRAHMPRLVEGGESSGTLLPEVADAWGLSQQVIVAGGGGDGAASAVGIGAVNPGDGFISLGTSGVLFVVNDRFRPNPAQAVHAFCHALPGRWHQMSVMLSAASCLRWFCRLVSVDEATLLTEIAALSAAELENAPLFLPYLSGERTPHNDPYAQGVFHGISHAHGRAALGYAVIEGVTFGMADGLAALHTAGTEVSELSLVGGGSRSPYWAQLIADALNVRMITHIGSETGGALGAARLAWLATNDQPDKEAVICAKPPMREVFTPNPLRHKALQPRLVAYREIYRCRPERIVDAEQPAH, from the coding sequence ATGTATCTGGGCATCGACCTGGGCACCTCGGAAGTCAAGGTAGTCCTGATGGATCAGGGAGGAAATCTGCGCGCCGACGCCGGCTGTGCACTCGACGTCTCCCGGCCACAGCCGCGCTGGTCGGAGCAGGATCCTGCACAATGGTGGCAAGCCACCTGCGACACCATCGCTAAACTGCGCGCCAAGGCCCCGCGGGAATTCCGCGATGTGCGCGCCATCGGCCTGTCTGGCCAGATGCACGGCGCGGTCATACTGGATGCGCATGACAAGGTGTTGCGGCCGGCGATCTTATGGAACGACCTGCGCAGCGTCAGCGAATGTGCCGAGCTGACCGAGCGTGCACCGCAGTTGCACCAGATCGCAGGCAACCTCGCCATGCCCGGCTTTACCGCCCCCAAGCTGCTGTGGCTGGCGCGTCACGAACCGGACATATTCGCCGCCATGGCGGCTGTGCTGCTGCCCAAGGACTGGCTGCGCCTGAAACTCACCGGCAACAAGGTATCCGAACCCTCCGATGCTGCCGGCACACTGTGGCTGGACGTAGCCAAACGCGACTGGTCGGATGAATTGCTGGCTGCCACCGGCATGCGCCGAGCACACATGCCGCGCCTGGTGGAAGGCGGCGAATCGTCCGGTACGCTGTTGCCCGAGGTGGCCGATGCCTGGGGCCTGTCGCAGCAAGTCATCGTCGCCGGCGGCGGCGGCGACGGCGCCGCCAGCGCAGTCGGCATCGGAGCGGTCAATCCCGGTGACGGCTTCATTTCCCTCGGCACCTCCGGCGTGCTGTTCGTCGTCAACGACCGCTTCCGCCCCAATCCTGCCCAGGCAGTGCACGCCTTCTGCCACGCCCTCCCCGGCCGCTGGCACCAGATGAGCGTCATGCTCTCCGCCGCCAGCTGCCTGCGCTGGTTCTGTCGGCTGGTCAGCGTCGATGAAGCCACCCTGCTAACGGAAATCGCAGCGCTAAGCGCGGCAGAGCTCGAAAACGCACCGCTTTTCCTCCCCTATCTATCCGGCGAACGCACACCCCACAACGATCCCTACGCACAAGGCGTATTCCATGGAATATCGCACGCCCACGGCCGCGCCGCGCTCGGTTATGCCGTGATTGAAGGCGTCACCTTCGGCATGGCCGACGGCCTCGCAGCCCTGCACACGGCCGGCACCGAGGTAAGCGAACTGTCGCTGGTTGGCGGCGGCTCACGCAGCCCCTACTGGGCGCAACTAATTGCCGACGCATTGAATGTGCGGATGATTACCCATATCGGCAGCGAAACCGGCGGCGCTCTCGGCGCAGCACGACTGGCATGGCTAGCGACGAACGACCAGCCGGATAAAGAAGCCGTCATCTGCGCCAAGCCACCAATGCGTGAAGTATTCACGCCAAATCCGCTGCGCCACAAGGCATTGCAGCCGCGCCTGGTGGCCTACCGCGAAATCTACCGCTGCCGCCCAGAACGCATCGTCGACGCCGAACAACCAGCGCACTGA
- a CDS encoding LysR substrate-binding domain-containing protein, which produces MRIITTDTILHGLVAPALTLLHRSHPLLSFDLHAGNELTSLTRRGADIALRATKKPPQHLVGKYVGPIQVALFSAKNAGMKRFDALVAGKSSWIAPDDAVPEHPLVIWRNKHFPRISPTYRVNSILTVAELVGQGLRIGILPIFMTQNQPDLTQLTEVLDECQAELRLLTHTESRHLRRLSIVFNYLSQSLKLD; this is translated from the coding sequence ATGCGCATCATCACGACCGATACCATCCTACATGGACTCGTCGCCCCGGCGCTGACATTACTTCATCGAAGTCATCCACTGTTGAGTTTTGATTTGCATGCCGGAAATGAACTGACAAGCCTTACCCGACGCGGCGCGGATATTGCCCTCCGCGCCACGAAGAAGCCGCCCCAGCATCTGGTGGGCAAGTATGTAGGGCCGATTCAGGTTGCGCTGTTTTCTGCGAAGAATGCAGGAATGAAGAGGTTCGACGCCCTTGTTGCAGGCAAGAGCAGTTGGATTGCCCCCGATGACGCCGTGCCAGAGCATCCTTTGGTGATCTGGCGCAATAAACATTTCCCAAGGATCAGTCCGACCTATCGAGTAAATAGCATCCTGACCGTAGCTGAACTCGTCGGCCAAGGCCTTAGGATTGGGATCCTGCCTATCTTCATGACGCAAAATCAGCCTGATCTCACTCAGCTTACCGAAGTACTCGATGAATGCCAAGCGGAACTACGGCTGCTCACGCATACCGAATCGCGACATCTACGGCGCCTGTCGATTGTGTTCAACTATCTTTCACAGAGCCTTAAGCTGGATTGA
- a CDS encoding Ig-like domain-containing protein, with protein MLMLIMTDETHAAATTCTPQAGYSNCVAFTYSGGTQTFTVPAGISSVNVTMWGAGGGGSAPAATFSGGGGAGGYATGNVAVTPGTGMAITVGQGGVNGAMAATYGRGGGGGGGANNANNQASTGSSGGGMSALWGGVTEFAAGTAQMVAGGGGGSNFWNSIGAAGTSFGGVAGGGGGASGGSSTLEGGQGGTQAAGGALGTPDAGTVASSCAGGTAGSAFQGGTGCSAPAGSGTPAQYEGGGGGGGGFYGGGGGMAQCTNTPNPLVVGCSWNGPGGGGSGYLSASVSGGVLTAGPNANYTGAVSPPNPAATSSLYQSGVGVGGASSSSTGSAAGNGLVVIQFNELTLQLKKTWAAGGNSGDVASIGATTGGNNPFTPNPNNTFAFTATDATAGSSNVASIAVGNTITFPAETMTTGKLTNYNTVLSCTANGGATANVLSGTNGQVTNTLVIGVGDLGKAIVCTYTNTPKSPVLTFQKALGGSGRIAAADQFALSGTGTGAPAATNTTGAAAAVTSPAYSFTGTAGTAYSLNEAMAAGSSSTLGQYSQSVACTNVGGTTSVSGLTSLPINVTPVIGDNISCTITNTPKPVVLTLKKALGGTGRIAGADQFALSGTGTGAPAATNTTGAGTSVTSSAYSFTATAGTAYTLNEAMAAGSSSTLGQYSQSAACTNVGGTTNVSGLTNLPINVTPVPGDNISCTITNTPKPVVLTLQKALGGTGRIAAADQFALSGTGTGAPAAANTTGTGTAVTSPAYSFTGTAGTAYTLNEAMAAGSSSVLSQYSQSVACTNASGTTNVSGLTSLPINVTPVAGDNISCTITNTPKSPVLTLKKALGGTGRIVAADQFALSGTGSGAPAAINTTGSGASITSPAYSFTATAGTAYTLNEAMAAGSSSVLSQYSQSVACTNVGGTTNVSGLTSLPINLTPVAGDNISCTITNTPKPVVLTLQKALGGTGRIAAADQFALSGTGAGAPAAINTTGTVAAVTSPAYSFTGTAGTAYTLNEAMAAGSSSVLSQYSQSVSCTNAGGTTSVAGLTSLPINVTPVAGDNISCTITNTPKPAVLTLQKTLGGSGRVAAADQFALSGTGAGAPAATNTTGTAATVTSPAYSFTGTAGTAYTLNEAMAAGSSSVLSQYSQSVSCTNAGGTTSVAGLTSLPINVTPRAGDNISCTIINTPKPVVLTLQKALGGSGRIAAADQFALSGTGAGAPAATNTTGTATAVTSPAYSFTGTAGAAYTLNEAMATGSSSVLGQYSQSVICTNAGGTTNVSGLSSLPINVTPVAGDNISCTITNTPKPVVLTLQKALGSTGRIAAADQFALSGTGTGAPAATNTTGSGTSITSPAYSFTATAGTAYTLNEAMAAGSSSVLSQYSQSVACTNVGGVTNVSGLTSLPINVTPVAGDNISCTITNTMKPATVQISKISLGGASSFDFTGTNGITAQTITTSVAGTPVNGPVQVLTAAGTATSFAETYTPSNVVPDYVISSVSCTGMGAGGTVTRGAAQNKNQFTLDAAATAAGSNIVCTVTNAKSPTLQMRKNWVNAAVNDFFRLTATGGGVASLDHNVAYSYNLDARAATPNETDVGGAQKVAVGDTVTLSESTAGVVNTSTYVASAWSCTGGGVLSGNTLTLSAADAGAAVICQITNTGKTQLTISKVSQGGVGSFSFSGTNGITAQTLTTATAGTPVSGPVQTLTTSGAVTVITEAIPSGYVLTAASCTGMGSGGTATADLANGNLTLDAAATGSGNNLACTFTNTKTATVTLAKSWSGATAGDTVSVTGTGLSTLTSTATGVNKIDTGTATTVLVGSVINLAEAFTSGIATSYSSAVACTGTSGLSGSTLTVGASDTVIVCTYTNTKKSADASNSGLRVVTNNQPANGVAQDVLEAFIRDSSGNPVAGAVVTFAATPSVNFGAGVGVASTCTTVAAGTCSINATTLNPGTYSTTGVSVGGVALSGTFTVAGNNYLPSPQPYTFAPTVPKVQIIKTTTSGSGSNTFNFGLSGLSTGTDTITVVGAGTANGASNLTGLAGQAASITETSPAGWPANPVSASCVDLASSNPTATFGSLNGNQLSIPAANMVAGANIRCTFTNSFAFGVSGRVFLDNGAGAGTPNDGLINGAETGIAGVSVTLTNCVSNAAISSAVTDGSGNYSLSVPFSTAVGASLCVNETNSGIRISTGASVGSTPLPSGTATAAAGGTYTYTRNGKPDTIAFTWNGSGNSGLNFGQVDPSTFATSGAKTGQPGSTVTYAHTFTAGTGGSVSFQIASSIATPTISGWSEVIFADPTCSGSLQPGAAKLYPPSVATTVTAGQAVCIIVQEFVPASAQQGNSNDAKVQANFTFANANPALSASYTLDDVTTVSDNALDLKKEVRNVTQSGAFGINNQAKSGEVLEYSITYTNNGTGPISNLLINDATPQFTTFVASTTGATPATLTVCVKNTPANEPPAPTVACSTAQAAGGTGPLNWKFTGPLAPGASGTVLFSVKVN; from the coding sequence ATGCTCATGCTGATCATGACAGACGAGACTCACGCAGCCGCGACGACATGTACCCCTCAAGCGGGCTACAGCAATTGCGTAGCCTTCACCTACTCGGGAGGGACACAAACCTTCACGGTTCCGGCCGGGATCTCTTCAGTGAATGTAACGATGTGGGGTGCCGGCGGTGGCGGCTCGGCTCCGGCTGCGACTTTCTCGGGCGGCGGCGGCGCGGGCGGTTACGCCACTGGAAATGTGGCCGTAACGCCAGGTACGGGCATGGCGATCACCGTTGGCCAAGGTGGTGTGAACGGAGCAATGGCAGCAACCTATGGCAGAGGAGGAGGCGGAGGAGGCGGAGCCAACAATGCCAACAACCAGGCATCAACCGGTTCTTCAGGCGGCGGCATGAGCGCTCTGTGGGGAGGCGTCACCGAATTCGCTGCAGGAACCGCGCAAATGGTCGCTGGCGGTGGCGGCGGCAGCAACTTCTGGAATTCGATAGGGGCGGCTGGCACTTCCTTTGGCGGCGTTGCCGGCGGCGGAGGGGGAGCCAGCGGCGGTAGCAGTACCCTTGAGGGTGGCCAGGGAGGGACGCAGGCTGCCGGTGGCGCACTCGGTACTCCCGATGCAGGCACTGTAGCGTCGTCGTGCGCCGGCGGTACGGCGGGCAGTGCCTTCCAGGGCGGAACAGGATGTTCAGCCCCGGCGGGCTCAGGTACTCCTGCCCAATACGAGGGGGGCGGCGGTGGCGGCGGCGGTTTCTACGGTGGCGGTGGAGGGATGGCGCAGTGTACCAACACGCCAAATCCGCTGGTTGTAGGATGTTCCTGGAACGGTCCTGGCGGCGGCGGTTCTGGCTATCTTTCTGCATCGGTGTCAGGTGGAGTTCTTACTGCGGGTCCGAACGCAAATTACACCGGAGCGGTGAGTCCGCCCAATCCCGCTGCAACCAGCTCATTGTATCAATCCGGGGTTGGTGTAGGCGGAGCGTCTAGCTCGTCGACAGGATCAGCCGCAGGCAATGGTCTGGTTGTCATCCAGTTCAATGAGCTCACCTTGCAGCTGAAAAAAACATGGGCGGCCGGCGGCAATTCAGGCGATGTCGCCAGCATTGGAGCCACTACTGGCGGTAACAATCCCTTCACCCCGAACCCGAACAATACTTTCGCGTTCACGGCGACGGACGCCACCGCTGGCAGCAGTAATGTCGCAAGCATTGCAGTCGGCAATACCATCACCTTCCCGGCAGAAACCATGACCACGGGGAAGCTGACGAACTACAACACAGTCTTGTCCTGTACCGCCAACGGCGGCGCCACGGCTAATGTCTTGAGCGGTACTAACGGCCAGGTAACGAACACCCTGGTGATCGGAGTCGGTGATCTCGGCAAGGCCATCGTCTGTACTTATACCAACACACCGAAGTCGCCGGTGCTGACATTCCAGAAGGCGCTCGGCGGCAGCGGCCGTATTGCTGCGGCCGACCAGTTTGCGTTGTCCGGCACGGGTACCGGTGCGCCGGCTGCGACCAACACGACGGGTGCCGCCGCTGCGGTGACTTCGCCGGCGTACAGTTTTACCGGCACCGCAGGCACGGCCTACTCGCTCAACGAAGCCATGGCAGCAGGTAGCAGTTCGACGCTGGGCCAGTACAGCCAAAGCGTGGCTTGTACCAATGTCGGCGGCACGACCAGCGTGTCGGGTCTGACCAGCTTGCCGATCAACGTGACGCCAGTCATTGGCGATAACATCAGCTGTACGATTACCAACACGCCGAAGCCGGTAGTGCTGACGCTCAAGAAAGCATTAGGTGGAACCGGCCGTATTGCGGGAGCTGACCAGTTTGCGCTGTCCGGTACGGGTACCGGGGCGCCAGCCGCAACCAACACTACCGGTGCGGGTACATCCGTCACCTCGTCGGCATACAGTTTTACTGCGACAGCAGGTACGGCCTACACGCTCAACGAAGCGATGGCGGCGGGCAGCAGTTCGACGCTGGGCCAGTACAGCCAAAGCGCGGCTTGTACCAATGTTGGCGGCACGACGAACGTGTCGGGTCTGACCAACCTGCCGATCAATGTAACGCCAGTGCCAGGCGACAATATCAGCTGCACGATTACCAATACGCCGAAGCCGGTAGTTCTGACGCTCCAGAAGGCGCTGGGTGGCACTGGCCGTATTGCGGCCGCCGACCAGTTTGCGTTGTCCGGCACGGGTACCGGTGCGCCGGCTGCGGCCAACACGACGGGTACCGGCACCGCGGTGACCTCGCCGGCATACAGTTTCACCGGTACGGCAGGCACGGCTTACACGCTCAATGAAGCGATGGCGGCAGGTAGCAGCTCAGTACTGAGCCAATACAGCCAAAGCGTGGCTTGTACCAATGCTAGTGGCACGACCAATGTGTCGGGCCTGACCAGTCTGCCGATCAATGTAACGCCAGTGGCGGGCGACAATATCAGCTGCACGATTACCAACACGCCGAAATCGCCGGTGTTGACGCTCAAGAAAGCGTTGGGTGGCACTGGCCGTATTGTGGCGGCCGACCAGTTTGCGTTATCCGGTACAGGTAGTGGCGCGCCGGCTGCGATCAACACCACCGGTTCGGGCGCATCCATCACTTCGCCGGCGTACAGTTTTACCGCTACGGCAGGCACGGCCTACACGCTTAATGAAGCGATGGCGGCAGGCAGTAGTTCGGTATTGAGTCAGTACAGCCAAAGCGTGGCTTGTACCAATGTTGGCGGCACGACGAACGTGTCAGGCCTGACCAGCCTGCCGATTAATCTGACACCGGTCGCAGGCGACAATATCAGCTGCACGATTACCAATACGCCGAAGCCAGTTGTGCTGACGCTCCAAAAGGCATTGGGTGGCACTGGCCGTATTGCGGCGGCCGACCAGTTTGCGCTGTCTGGCACAGGTGCCGGCGCGCCTGCCGCGATCAATACGACGGGCACAGTCGCTGCAGTGACCTCACCGGCATACAGTTTCACCGGCACGGCAGGCACAGCTTACACGCTCAACGAAGCAATGGCGGCCGGCAGCAGTTCTGTATTGAGTCAGTACAGCCAAAGCGTGAGCTGTACCAATGCTGGCGGCACGACCAGCGTGGCAGGTTTGACCAGCCTGCCGATTAATGTGACGCCAGTCGCAGGCGACAATATCAGCTGTACGATTACCAACACACCGAAGCCGGCGGTGCTGACGCTCCAAAAGACGCTGGGCGGCAGCGGCCGTGTTGCTGCGGCCGACCAGTTCGCATTGTCCGGCACGGGCGCCGGCGCACCGGCTGCAACCAATACGACGGGTACTGCTGCTACAGTGACCTCGCCGGCGTACAGTTTCACCGGTACGGCAGGCACGGCTTACACGCTCAATGAAGCAATGGCGGCAGGTAGCAGTTCGGTACTGAGTCAGTACAGCCAAAGCGTGAGCTGTACCAATGCTGGCGGCACGACCAGCGTGGCAGGTTTGACCAGCCTGCCGATCAATGTAACGCCAAGGGCAGGCGACAACATCAGCTGTACGATTATCAATACGCCGAAACCGGTGGTGCTGACGCTCCAAAAGGCATTGGGTGGCAGCGGCCGTATTGCGGCCGCCGATCAGTTTGCGCTGTCCGGCACGGGAGCCGGCGCGCCGGCTGCAACCAATACGACGGGTACCGCCACCGCGGTGACCTCGCCGGCATACAGTTTCACCGGTACGGCAGGCGCGGCATACACGCTCAACGAAGCAATGGCGACGGGTAGCAGTTCGGTACTGGGTCAATACAGTCAAAGTGTGATTTGTACCAATGCTGGCGGCACGACCAATGTGTCAGGCCTGAGCAGTCTGCCAATCAATGTGACGCCAGTCGCAGGCGACAATATTAGCTGTACGATTACCAATACACCGAAACCGGTGGTGCTGACGCTCCAAAAGGCATTGGGCAGCACTGGGCGTATTGCGGCAGCCGACCAGTTTGCGTTGTCCGGTACAGGTACCGGCGCACCGGCGGCAACCAACACCACCGGTTCGGGCACATCCATCACTTCGCCGGCATACAGTTTTACCGCCACGGCAGGCACGGCCTACACGCTCAACGAAGCGATGGCGGCAGGCAGCAGTTCAGTGTTGAGCCAGTACAGCCAAAGCGTGGCTTGTACCAATGTCGGCGGCGTGACCAACGTGTCAGGCCTGACCAGCCTGCCGATCAATGTGACGCCAGTGGCGGGCGATAACATCAGCTGCACGATTACCAACACCATGAAGCCGGCGACCGTGCAGATCAGCAAGATCAGCCTGGGTGGGGCGAGCAGCTTCGACTTCACCGGCACCAACGGTATTACAGCGCAGACCATCACCACCAGCGTGGCGGGAACCCCGGTCAACGGGCCGGTCCAGGTTTTGACCGCGGCGGGCACGGCGACCAGCTTCGCCGAAACTTACACGCCAAGTAACGTGGTGCCCGACTATGTTATCTCCAGCGTCAGTTGCACCGGCATGGGCGCTGGCGGCACGGTCACACGAGGAGCCGCGCAGAACAAGAACCAGTTCACGCTGGACGCAGCGGCGACGGCGGCGGGTTCCAACATCGTTTGTACGGTCACCAACGCCAAGTCGCCGACCCTGCAAATGCGCAAGAACTGGGTCAATGCGGCCGTCAACGATTTCTTCCGCCTGACGGCGACAGGTGGCGGTGTGGCGAGCTTGGATCACAATGTCGCTTACAGCTACAATCTCGACGCGAGAGCCGCTACTCCGAACGAGACAGATGTCGGTGGAGCGCAAAAGGTGGCGGTGGGCGATACTGTCACCCTGTCGGAGTCGACCGCAGGTGTGGTCAATACCAGCACTTATGTGGCTAGCGCCTGGAGTTGCACCGGCGGCGGTGTCTTGAGCGGCAATACGCTGACTTTGAGCGCGGCGGATGCAGGCGCAGCCGTCATCTGTCAGATCACCAATACTGGAAAGACGCAGCTGACCATCAGCAAGGTGAGCCAAGGTGGCGTGGGCAGCTTCAGTTTCAGCGGGACTAACGGCATCACCGCGCAGACTCTGACCACCGCCACGGCCGGTACGCCGGTTAGCGGCCCGGTCCAGACGCTGACCACGTCGGGCGCGGTGACCGTTATCACCGAAGCGATTCCGAGCGGCTACGTGTTGACTGCAGCCAGCTGTACCGGCATGGGCTCCGGCGGCACCGCGACCGCCGACCTGGCCAACGGAAATCTGACACTGGACGCGGCCGCGACGGGATCTGGCAATAATCTCGCCTGTACTTTCACCAATACCAAGACGGCGACGGTCACGCTGGCAAAGAGCTGGTCGGGCGCGACTGCGGGCGACACGGTAAGCGTCACCGGTACCGGCCTGAGCACACTGACGTCGACCGCGACTGGCGTCAACAAGATCGACACCGGTACGGCCACAACCGTCCTGGTAGGCAGCGTTATCAACCTGGCCGAGGCTTTCACCAGCGGCATTGCCACCAGCTACAGCAGCGCAGTGGCTTGTACCGGCACCAGCGGCCTGTCGGGCAGTACCCTGACGGTGGGCGCAAGCGATACCGTCATCGTCTGCACCTACACCAATACCAAGAAGTCGGCGGACGCTAGCAACTCCGGCCTGCGCGTCGTGACGAACAACCAGCCTGCAAACGGTGTGGCGCAGGATGTGCTGGAAGCATTCATTCGTGACTCCAGCGGCAATCCGGTTGCAGGCGCCGTGGTCACTTTCGCGGCCACCCCCAGCGTGAATTTCGGCGCAGGCGTCGGCGTGGCCAGCACCTGTACGACGGTGGCGGCGGGTACCTGCTCGATCAATGCTACCACCCTTAATCCTGGAACCTACAGCACGACAGGGGTGAGCGTTGGCGGTGTAGCCCTGTCCGGCACGTTCACCGTGGCAGGCAACAATTACCTGCCTAGCCCGCAGCCTTACACCTTCGCCCCTACGGTGCCCAAGGTCCAGATCATCAAAACGACCACCAGCGGTAGCGGCAGCAATACCTTCAACTTCGGTCTAAGCGGTCTCAGTACCGGTACTGACACCATCACCGTGGTGGGCGCTGGCACTGCGAACGGCGCTTCGAATCTGACAGGACTTGCCGGGCAAGCGGCTAGCATCACCGAAACTTCACCAGCCGGCTGGCCCGCAAATCCTGTCAGCGCCAGTTGCGTTGATCTGGCCAGCAGCAACCCGACAGCTACTTTCGGCAGCTTGAACGGCAATCAGTTGAGCATTCCGGCGGCTAACATGGTGGCTGGCGCTAACATCCGCTGTACCTTTACCAATAGCTTCGCGTTCGGTGTCAGCGGCCGCGTTTTCCTGGACAACGGCGCCGGTGCGGGCACGCCCAACGACGGGCTGATCAATGGCGCTGAAACCGGTATCGCCGGAGTAAGCGTGACGCTGACCAATTGCGTCAGCAATGCAGCGATCAGTAGCGCAGTCACCGACGGCAGCGGCAACTACTCTTTGAGCGTACCGTTCTCGACCGCTGTGGGCGCAAGCTTGTGTGTCAACGAGACCAATAGCGGCATCCGTATCTCGACCGGCGCGTCGGTTGGCAGCACGCCGCTGCCTTCCGGGACGGCGACGGCCGCGGCCGGGGGGACTTACACCTACACGCGCAATGGCAAGCCTGACACTATTGCTTTCACATGGAACGGCAGCGGCAACAGCGGGCTGAATTTCGGCCAGGTGGATCCCAGCACTTTTGCCACCAGCGGCGCCAAGACCGGCCAGCCTGGGAGCACAGTGACTTACGCACACACTTTCACCGCCGGTACTGGTGGCAGTGTGAGCTTTCAGATTGCCAGTTCAATTGCGACGCCAACCATTAGCGGTTGGAGCGAAGTGATCTTTGCCGACCCAACCTGCTCCGGCAGCCTGCAGCCCGGTGCCGCCAAACTGTATCCGCCTTCTGTAGCCACGACGGTGACAGCAGGGCAGGCCGTGTGCATCATCGTGCAGGAGTTTGTTCCGGCCTCGGCGCAACAGGGCAACAGCAACGACGCCAAGGTGCAGGCTAACTTTACCTTCGCCAATGCGAACCCGGCGCTGAGTGCCAGCTACACCCTGGATGATGTGACCACGGTGTCGGATAACGCGCTCGATTTGAAGAAAGAGGTCAGGAACGTGACGCAGAGCGGTGCGTTTGGCATCAACAACCAGGCTAAGTCGGGTGAGGTGCTGGAGTACAGCATCACATACACGAACAACGGCACGGGTCCTATCAGTAATCTGCTGATAAACGACGCAACGCCACAGTTCACGACTTTTGTGGCGAGTACTACAGGTGCGACCCCCGCGACACTCACGGTATGCGTGAAGAACACGCCGGCCAATGAACCGCCTGCACCGACAGTGGCATGCAGCACGGCTCAGGCTGCGGGCGGAACCGGCCCATTGAATTGGAAATTTACGGGACCACTCGCACCGGGCGCCAGCGGAACAGTCCTGTTTTCGGTCAAGGTTAACTGA